In Oncorhynchus clarkii lewisi isolate Uvic-CL-2024 chromosome 2, UVic_Ocla_1.0, whole genome shotgun sequence, one DNA window encodes the following:
- the LOC139419793 gene encoding uncharacterized protein isoform X8 — MLFLSLTRLDWIPVPRPVWDVSRVSMLMFVCTMTTEASAVGEADTEGKPKPSVAEAERRPENKQSSEAEIQLENKQSPEPETEREPENKPSPEAAAPEPEREKPSQKTQEQDSEPGSTESPIFTTTTEEEQLVKPRQRTSASRGLSRLFSSFLKRRSQCSDVEWAEVEKAEKDRKEKAEAGTKEEKLEQAKGEEKKEAEERGEKKEEEEAAKKAEKNKEEEEAAKKAEKKEEEAAKKAEKKKEEEEEAAKKAEKKKEEEEAAKKAKKKEEEAAKKAEKKKEEEEAAKKAEKKKKKEEEEAAKKEAVKKKKEEKEAAKKAEKKKKEEEEAAKKAEKKKKEEEEAARKAKKKEEEEAAKKAEKKKKEEEGVTKKEAEQQNQEEEAAKKKEEEKKKKEGEAAKKAEEEGEAAKKEEKKKEEGEEAKKAEEKKEEEEAAKKSEKKKKEEEEAAKKAEKEEEEAKKEEEEAAKKSEKKKKEEEEAAKKAEKKKKEEEAKKEEKKKKDEEESAKKEEKKKGEEKTTKKTQKGKKKEKENKEEEKGKKNEANKEVKKNEENKELKKKKRKGKKKAGEEHKAGEQSTTEVQVKAPIAAPEPELRAEAEGEAEQERQEEPVEAQDHHYISSAETQPAQAEQKVNAEVEKEVVEGEEKEAGVEEKEKKEETEEEPAEQMEEEEGEANGGEGENTNGEDKMALAEEAKPSKRPRIMQCKVTLLDDTLFECELGKHATGSDLFVKVCDHLNLLERDYCGLAVWDTPTSRTWLDASKEIRKQVADYTYEFTFNVKFYPPDPAQLTEDLTRYYLCLQLRKDILSGLLPCSFVTLAMLGSYTAQSELGEYDPEVHGSHYTKELRLAPGQGKELEDKVMELHRTYRSMSPAQADMLFLENAKKLSMYGVDLHQAKDLEGVDITLGVCSGGLMVYKDKLRINRFPWPKVLKISYKRSSFFIKIRPSEQEQYESTIGFKLPNYKASKKLWKASVEHHTFFRVSSVEPPSSRSRFLALGSKFRYSGRTQAQTRQASSMIARPAPRFTRSASKRLSRTIDEAGDDDLQASQLSASPNKTEDDDWFFILGSDQPQTFFSPARGRETFSVETSTQSWDDGKSVQTVRQAWQETETGQTVSRTVSQTWQGRVSDEQQQGRLEEEKEEDWSVLLGRRPSLPYVPYSMMKPPVKYRSAQVAKVATAKILERLLQPRQEQSDDWVMQLDRSFEFADTPPFSPPVSLEKEETRQERREVIKRLQEGVFLVEKLREVEVLDERLREVKVLEERLQEVDELEERIQEEVEARQEEEGGVEQEEGEVEEEVVEAAEENVEEVDELEEQIKEVFLKGLLPDESGEDEGLKEESMEEAEESEKGWSNVASTSSVVRRVDLRTQNSVTIVKEMRQQEGGMEEETLEQVAVSDEGLKEDEGWLEERKHQALVEGLPEGLEERRGEIRVERRRKKVTIVTQDESLPDELEKKASEKLSEDQIGGHFYKEGQLMVKFNELFAAEKLGLPIVTIQQEWLQEQEKVREEKQEERVEQVKISGEGLIEVKGGLEDRMRQMSEERLREGEQTVVKTKKTVRIVEEMRRTQKTLEEKSSEDILSEERLGDGFYTEGEVLVKFRKDVERVPHRVRQMEKPQEEEEEEEVVEVNMQPSQPEDKDDWVVLLDSLPHKTLYKPPVMPADSALVPVVSTRFSVVLVDTVEQRAPERECIEVEATQQQPERGLVEGRRPWKMQEDDWFMLLDLVDRVPSGVPTTPVSASLQEQVQVYVDETISSMVKVMTVVQREETRVTVVEEMELQKDQSRLEQKLSQREMEDDWFVLLDIVPREPSVIPSASVEERIPVYPEESVSSVVELTTVEQREERRVTVIQEERRQEEVILPPQPSREMDDDWFVQLDVVPRETSYIPPVAPAEPTPVYPDVISPVVEVKAEQQKPVVVLVEETRPQQEREVEEWQRQPERDDDWFTLLADVREEPIIVPPVGFVLLDAVREERAGVPPVSLAVSDRVYPEVVPAKHLTIEPEPRVFVVEAVRLLPEDVALEGKATQPQREQDDDWFLQLDVAPKVAAAPVVVIYSGVSTTAVTVVKEAVEQKPPKTVRIMEETVKMEEGPVVTPKEVDDDWFVLWDRAPSKILTTAKAFHVDREVIELVPRRTVIVVEETRKPHRVVEDRRQPEVELVKTLPPQERGEGDDWFTLFEASRQEPVKMPTVAVVTRPAPVVDVMVTSTEQRTQKRVTIVEERWREERTLQQRLPQRQREVDDDWFVLLDAAPKELVALRERLQVYTDITVVKGPAAQPKPRVVVEEEKRPVQPQRDVDDHWFVLRDKKSVAVVATHKAARPVSAPVFSQAALMEAGIPMAPLDLQQPQTSTPIRLPARQDDRKLQVTVEAVDEGSAEVKDFEKPQEDLIRHHTSISELKRNFMASVPESRGPSEWDKRLSTHSPFRSLGINGQPLPDADGSVCITPIREELDTKAALQQDESSSTVRPSGGPSPSPASTETGPDRVDSKSHDAPGVAGPYVQDDEHVSSGTTTSHVPVVEVERAQLPHSYQLQGTVLEEEEPADPGSRGEQSGRITGASHTSYFVSGVPHVIRCFQPPLVQTQTVTITDVSNSLPTDVSTKDVPIVQTQTISYESAEVSVGGTDGGKEATALSSIQSITSESSRETSGTSITTTTTHISKVVKGGASETRVEKRIVITADSEDDQGSDGGATAM, encoded by the exons ATGCTATTCCTTTCTCTCACTCGTCTGGACTGGATCCCTGTACCTCGTCCTGTCTGGGATGTCTCCCGTGTTTCCATGCTGATGTTTG TGTGTACCATGACAACAGAGGCTAGCGCGGTGGGCGAGGCGGACACAGAGGGCAAGCCGAAGCCCAGTgtagcagaggcagagagaagaccGGAGAACAAGCAGAGCTCGGAGGCAGAGATACAACTGGAGAACAAGCAGAGCCCAGa gccagaaacagagagagaaccggAGAACAAGCCGAGCCCAGAGGCAGCAGCACCGgagccagagagggagaagcCCAGCCAGAAGACCCAGGAGCAGGACTCAGAGCCTGGCTCCACAGAGAGCCCCATCTTCACCACCACCACTGAGGAGGAGCAGCTAGTGAAGCCCCGCCAGCGCACCTCAGCCAGCCGCGGCCTCTCacgcctcttctcctccttcctcaaACGGCGCTCGCAGTGCTCAGACGTAGAGTGGGCTGAGGTCGAGAAGGCGGAGAAGGACAGGAAAGAGAAGGCAGAGGCTGGAACAAAGGAGGAAAAGTTAGAGCAGGCcaagggggaggagaagaaagaggcagaggaaaggggggagaagaaagaggaggaagaagcagcaaagaaagcagagaagaataaagaggaggaagaagcagcaaagaaagcagagaagaaagaggaagaagcagcaaagaaagcagagaagaagaaagaggaggaagaagaagcagcaaagaaagcagagaagaagaaagaggaggaagaagcaGCAAAGAAAGCAAAGAAGAAAGAGGAAGAAGCAGCAAAGAAagcagagaagaagaaagaggaggaagaagcagcaaagaaagcagagaagaagaagaagaaagaagaggaagaagcagCAAAGAAAGAGGCagtgaagaagaagaaagaagagaaagaggcagcaaagaaagcagagaagaagaagaaagaggaagaagaggcagcaaagaaagcagagaagaagaagaaagaggaggaagaagcaGCAAGGAAAGcgaagaagaaagaggaggaagaggcagcaaagaaagcagagaagaagaaaaaagaagaGGAAGGGGTAACGAAGAAAGAGGCAGAGCAGCAGAATCAAGAGGAAGAGGCAGCAaagaaaaaggaggaggagaagaagaagaaagagggagaggcagcAAAAAaagcagaggaggagggagaggcagcaaagaaagaggagaagaagaaagaggagggagaggaagcaaagaaagcagaggagaagaaagaagaggaagaggcaGCAAAGAaatcagagaagaagaagaaagaggaggaagaggcagcaaagaaagcagagaaggaggaagaggaagcaaagaaagaggaggaagaggcagcAAAAAaatcagagaagaagaagaaagaggaggaagaggcagcaaagaaagcagagaagaagaagaaagaggaggaagcgaagaaagaggagaagaagaagaaagacgAAGAGGAGTCAGCaaagaaagaggagaagaagaaaggggaggaaaagacaacaaaaaaaacgcaAAAGgggaagaagaaagagaaagaaaataaagaggaggagaaggggaagaagaACGAGGCGAATAAAGAGGTAAAGAAGAACGAGGAGAATAAAGAGTTAAAGAAGAAAAAACGGAAGGGCAAAAAGAAAGCAGGGGAGGAGCACAAAGCAGGGGAGCAGTCCACAACAGAGGTGCAGGTGAAAGCCCCCATCGCGGCCCCGGAGCCAGAGCTCAGAGCAGAGGCGGAGGGGGAGGCTGAacaggagaggcaggaggagccGGTAGAGGCCCAGGACCATCACTACATCAGCAGTGCAGAGACACAG CCAGCACAGGCGGAGCAGAAGGTGAACGCCgaggtagagaaggaggtggtagagggggaagagaaggaggcgggagtagaggagaaagagaagaaagaagaaacagaggaagagCCAGCCGagcagatggaggaggaggagggagaggcaaACGGAGGGGAAGGGGAGAACACTAATGGAGAAGACAAGATGGCTTTAGCAGAGGAGGCCAAACCCTCCAAGCGTCCGCGGATCATGCAGTGTAAAGTCACCCTCCTGGACGACACTCTGTTTGAGTGTGAGCTCGGT aAACATGCAACGggctcagatctgtttgtgaagGTGTGTGACCACCTCAACCTGCTGGAGAGAGACTACTGTGGCCTGGCCGTCTGGGATACCCCCACCTCCAGG ACATGGCTGGACGCCTCCAAAGAGATCCGGAAACAGGTGGCAG ATTATACATACGAGTTCACTTTCAACGTAAAGTTCTACCCTCCTGATCCAGCTCAGCTCACAGAAGACCTCACCAG GTACTACCTGTGTCTACAGCTGCGTAAAGACATCCTGAGTGGCCTGCTGCCATGCTCCTTTGTAACTCTGGCCATGCTAGGCTCCTACACGGCCCAGTCTGAGCTGGGGGAGTATGATCCAGAGGTCCACGGCTCTCACTACACCAAGGAGCTGAGGCTGGCCCCGGGACAGGGCAAAGAGCTGGAGGACAAGGTCATGGAGTTGCACCGCACATACAG ATCCATGAGTCCAGCCCAGGCAGACATGTTGTTTCTGGAGAATGCCAAGAAGCTGTCTATGTATGGAGTGGATCTGCACCAAGCCAAG GATCTTGAGGGTGTGGACATCACTCTAGGGGTGTGTTCTGGTGGTCTCATGGTATATAAGGACAAGCTGAGGATCAATCGTTTCCCCTGGCCCAAAGTCCTCAAGATCTCCTACAAGCGAAGCAGCTTCTTCATCAAGATCCGTCCCTCTGAACAAGAACAGTATGAGAGCACAATCGGCTTCAAGCTGCCCAACTACAAGGCCTCCAAGAAGCTGTGGAAGGCCTCAGTGGAACACCATACCTTCTTCAG GGTGTCGTCAGTGGAGCCCCCGTCGTCCCGCTCCCGGTTCCTGGCGCTGGGGTCAAAGTTCAGGTACAGTGGCCGTACCCAGGCCCAGACCCGCCAGGCCAGTTCCATGATCGCCCGGCCCGCCCCGCGCTTCACCCGGTCCGCCAGCAAGAGGCTGTCCCGCACCATCGACgaag CTGGAGATGATGATCTCCAAGCCTCGCAGCTCTCTGCTAGTCCAAACAAGACCGAGGATGACGATTGGTTCTTCATTCTGGGATCTGACCAACCCCAGACTTTCTTTTCACCAG ccagagggagggagacttTCTCTGTGGAGACTTCTACTCAGAGCTGGGATGATGGCAAGTCTgtccagacagtcagacaggcatgGCAGGAGACTGAGACAGGCCAGACGGTCAGTCGGACTGTCAGTCAGACATGGCAGGGACGAGTGTCTGATGAACAGCAGCaggggagactggaggaggagaaagaggaggattgGTCTGTCCTGCTGGGCAGACGACCCTCCCTTCCCTATGTCCCCTACTCCATGATGAAACCGCCAG TCAAATACCGCTCTGCCCAGGTGGCAAAGGTGGCCACGGCCAAAATTCTGGAGAGGCTGCTACAGCCAAGGCAGGAACAAAGTGATGACTGGGTCATGCAGTTGGACCGCAGCTTTGAGTTTGCAGACACACCTCCAT tctctcccccagtctccctggagaaggaggagactaggcaggagaggagggaggtgatcAAGAGGCTCCAGGAAGGGGTGTTCCTGGTGGAGAAGCTGAGGGAGGTAGAGGTGCTGgatgagagactgagggaggtgAAGGTTTTGGAAGAACGGCTGCAGGAGGTGgatgagctggaggagaggatacaggaggaggtggaagccaggcaggaggaggagggaggggtagaacaagaggagggggaggtagaggaggaggtggtagaggcaGCGGAAGAGAATGTGGAGGAAGTAGATGAGTTGGAGGAGCAGATAAAGGAGGTGTTTCTCAAAGGATTGCTGCCAGATGAGTCAGGGGAAGATGAGGGACTAAAAGAGGAGAGTATGGAAGAGGCAGAGGAATCTGAAAAAGGGTGGTCAAATGTGGCGAGCACCTCCTCTGTGGTACGGAGAGTAGATTTGAGGACCCAGAATAGTGTGACTATAGTGAAAGAGATGAGGCAAcaagaaggagggatggaggaggagacgCTGGAACAGGTGGCGGTTTCAGACGAGGGATTGAAAGAGGATGAAGgatggttagaggagaggaagcaTCAGGCTTTGGTGGAAGGGTTGCCAGAGGGgcttgaggaaaggagaggagagataagagtggaaaggaggaggaagaaggtgaCTATAGTGACACAGGATGAGAGTCTTCCAGATGAACTAGAGAAGAAAGCATCTGAGAAGTTGTCAGAGGACCAGATAGGAGGACATTTTTATAAAGAGGGACAACTTATGGTGAAATTCAATGAACTATTTGCGGCAGAGAAGTTAGGGTTACCGATAGTTACAATTCAGCAGGAGTGGCTCCAAGAACAGGAAAAGGTcagggaggagaaacaggaggagagagtggaacaGGTGAAGATTTCAGGCGAGGGATTGATAGAGGTGAAAGGAGGTCTAGAGGATAGGATGCGGCAGATGTCGGAGGAAAGGTTGCGAGAGGGAGAGCAGACTGTGGTGAAAACCAAGAAAACAGTGAGAATAGTGGAAGAAATGAGGAGAACACAGAAGACACTCGAGGAAAAGTCATCAGAGGACATTTTATCAGAGGAAAGGCTGGGAGATGGTTTTTATACAGAGGGGGAAGTTTTGGtgaaattcagaaaggatgtggAGAGGGTTCCACATAGAGTCAGACAAATGGAGAAgccccaagaagaagaagaagaagaagaggtagTGGAAGTGAATATGCAGCCATCCCAGCCAGAAGACAAGGACGATTGGGTTGTGCTGCTGGACAGCCTCCCACACAAGACTCTTTATAAGCCTCCAG TCATGCCAGCCGACTCCGCTCTGGTGCCTGTGGTCTCCACAAGATTCTCTGTGGTGTTAGTAGACACGGTCGAGCAGAGAGCACCAGAGAGGGAATGCATTGAAGTGGAGGCCACACAGCAACAGCCTGAAAGGGGATTGGTGGAAGGACGGAGACCGTGGAAAATGCAGGAAGATGATTGGTTTATGCTCTTGGACCTGGTTGATCGTGTTCCTTCAGGTGTACCAACCACACCAGTTTCAG CTTCTTTGCAAGAGCAAGTTCAGGTGTACGTAGATGAAACCATCTCTTCCATGGTTAAAGTGATGACAGTGGTGCAGAGGGAGGAGACCAGGgtgactgtagtggaggagatggagttACAGAAAGACCAGAGCCGTCTGGAACAGAaactgtcacagagagagatggaagatgaCTGGTTTGTTCTGCTGGACATTGTTCCCAGAGAACCATCTGTGATTCCGTCAG CTTCTGTGGAAGAGCGTATTCCGGTATACCCTGAGGAAAGCGTCTCCTCTGTGGTTGAGTTGACGACagtagagcagagagaggagagaagggtgaCTGTAATTCAAGAGGAACGACGTCAAGAAGAAGTTATACTTCCACCACAGCCATCAAGAGAGATGGACGATGACTGGTTTGTGCAACTGGATGTCGTGCCCAGAGAAACATCCTATATACCACCAG TCGCTCCAGCAGAGCCAACACCGGTTTATCCAGATGTGATCAGCCCTGTGGTTGAGGTAAAGGCTGAACAGCAGAAGCCAGTGGTGGTTCTGGTGGAGGAGACGAGGCCACAACAGGAACGGGAAGTAGAGGAGTGGCAGCGACAACCAGAGAGAGATGATGATTGGTTTACACTGCTTGCTGATGTCCGTGAGGAGCCGATCATTGTACCACCAGTGGGGTTTGTTCTGTTGGATGCAGTCCGTGAAGAACGTGCTGGGGTTCCACCAG TTTCCCTGGCTGTTAGCGATAGGGTATACCCAGAGGTTGTGCCCGCCAAACATCTGACCATTGAGCCTGAACCAAGAGTGTTTGTGGTGGAAGCAGTCCGATTACTTCCTGAAGACGTTGCCCTGGAGGGTAAGGCAACACAACCGCAGAGAGAGCAGGATGATGATTGGTTTTTGCAGCTGGATGTTGCCCCTAAAGTAGCAG cTGCACCAGTGGTGGTGATTTACTCTGGTGTGAGCACCACAGCTGTTACGGTGGTGAAGGAGGCAGTGGAACAGAAACCACCAAAGACCGTGAGGATCATGGAAGAGACTGTTAAGATGGAGGAGGGGCCTGTGGTAACACCTAAAGAAGTGGATGATGATTGGTTTGTGCTCTGGGACCGCGCTCCCTCCAAGATACTGACCACAGCCAAGG CGTTCCATGTAGACAGAGAGGTTATAGAGCTGGTACCCCGGAGAACAGTGATTGTGGTGGAGGAAACTAGGAAACCACATAGAGTGGTGGAGGACAGACGTCAACCGGAGGTTGAACTGGTGAAAACACTGCCTCcccaagagagaggggagggtgatGATTGGTTCACGCTCTTTGAAGCCTCTCGCCAAGAGCCTGTGAAAATGCCAACAG ttGCTGTGGTAACTAGACCTGCCCCTGTGGTTGACGTGATGGTGACGAGCACAGAGCAGAGAACCCAGAAAAGGGTGACGAtagtggaggagaggtggagagaggagaggaccctgCAGCAGAGACtgcctcagagacagagagaggtggacgATGACTGGTTTGTCCTGCTGGATGCTGCCCCTAAAGAATTAG TTGCTCTCCGTGAGCGTCTCCAGGTCTATACTGACATAACTGTGGTCAAAGGTCCAGCCGCTCAGCCCAAACCCAGAGTGGTggttgaggaggagaagagaccagTACAACCCCAGAGAGATGTGGATGACCATTGGTTTGTGTTGCGGGATAAAAAATCGGTTGCAG TGGTGGCCACCCACAAGGCCGCCCGTCCGGTCAGCGCCCCAGTCTTCTCCCAGGCAGCCCTGATGGAGGCAGGGATCCCCATGGCCCCCCTGGACCTCCAGCAGCCCCAGACCTCCACCCCCATCAGGCTGCCAGCCCGCCAGGACGACAGGAAGCTGCAGGTCACCGTGGAGGCAGTGGACGAGGGCTCAGCCGAGGTCAAG gactTTGAGAAGCCCCAGGAGGATCTCATCAGGCATCATACTAGTATCAGTGAGCTGAAGAGGAACTTCATGGCATCTGTCCCAGAGTCCCGGGGGCCCAGCGAATGGGACAAGCGCCTGTCCACTCACTCCCCCTTCCGCAGCCTGGGCATCAACGGACAGCCTTTACCTGATGCCGACGGG